CCCATTGCATAATTCCGAGATAATACAACACGGATATTAAAGATGAAAAGAAAATAATAATCGTTAATACTTGAAACGCAAACACAAACCCGAATTCATTTGTATCAGCGGCTGGCCCAAATAAAAACGCAACCCCTTCACCCGCATAGTCAATGACATTCTGAACTTTCCCTGAAAACCATTCTAGTGCAGCTCTTCCTGTTTTCCACTTCAAAACAATAAATGCAAAAAGGATTTGGATCGCCAATCCAACTGAAATCGTTCTAAAATTAATCGATTTCTTTCCATCCGACAATAAAAAGGCAATACAAAGCACAACGAATATGCCGAAAATACCCCATAATAAATTCATAAATTCCACCTCTGTATTTCATTATTTCCATACGGTCAATCATTCTGAAAATGCATAACACTGCGTCATTATCAGCCTTATCCCAGTTTGGACATTCGAAATTTTATCAAATTTATTCACCAAAGTAAAAGGACTGAATTGTACAAAAAGCGAATAAGAAAAGAAGCTATTTCTAGACAATATCTAGAATTAGCTTCTTTGTTATTTTAATACTATTTTCAAATAAATATTAATGCAGCAGCTTTTCTCCACTTAATTAAAAATTAGGATTTTCAACACTTTATACATGAGTAAATGAAAAAATAAAACACAAAGTAAGAAGATTCTTTATCAAATACATTTTAGAAAGGAATATAAACATGACAAAAAAAGATTACCTTCAAAAAAGCCTAAGAAGTCTAGCGTTCGATTTAGATTCTGAATTAGAAGCGATTAATGAAAGACATATCATTCTCAATGATATTGACTATCTACTCGGACATTTACGTGTAGATATGGATAACATAAATCCAGAGTTAGTCCCATTTTATTTTAATCAATTTCTGAGTAGTGTTAGAATTATTGAAGAGCTTTGTCGTTATACAATAAATGATTTGAATAAAAACTTCCAAAATACTCAAAACATTAAAGACGCAATCTTCCAGAAGGTGGTTAAAGATGTTAAAGAGGAAGGTTAACTTTCAAGATATGAAATACAAGTCGTGCCTACATCGAATGTGTTACATGTAGGCACGACCCCATTTTCGTTTACTTTGTTTTCTTCACGAGGGTTAATTCAGATAAGCTTCACATTATTCAAACAGTAAACTGATCTGGTGCAACATTTTTCTTGATTTTCATTGCAATTACATAAACAATAATGGATACAATAAGTGATTGAACAGCAGGCAGACCCCACGGACTTATATATTGTGATACATACCCAACAATAATCCCAATCACCATAGCGATTGTTGCCATCCAATTCCAGCCATCATGATCTTCCCATTCTTGTTTGCGTACCAAGAAAAAGTCAGCTATCATTACTCCAGCAATAGCCGGATATAATAAAGCCGTCATATATAGGAAGTCCATAAAGTAATCGAGAATTCCCATTAGAGCGACAATTATCGCCAAAATTGTACCTAATAATGTTAAGAGAGCCCTCCCCTTCCCGGAATTTACATTGAAAATATTTGCCAGTGCCAATCCCATACTATAGTTATTTACTAACTGAGAAGTCCATGTCGCAAACCATAGTATTAGAAAGCCCCACACCGGAAACCCTAATCCCATCATTACGTTTACGATATCAGCATCCCCAACTCCGACCGCCATAATAGCTCCGACTACGAAAAGAGGAAGACCGACAAGTACAATCCCACTCGGAATGATTATATTGTCTTTCCAAGTTGGTTTAGCATAACGTGTATAGTCTGACGCAATAACCCATTGTCCTACATTCGCACCTATAACTAAACTGATAGCAGCCCAAATTGTCATCGTTGGCGTTGGTTGCCAGGAAGTGATTGTTTCCCAACCTGTATTTCTCATTGCATAATAGATTCCACCCGCTATTAATACAAGACCGGCCGGAACTGCAATATAATCAGTCCATTTCATGGAGCTATAACCAATGATTGACGGTAATGCAAAAAGCAATCCACAAATTACTGTAACAGTCGCCCAACCTATCCAATTATGTTGATAATCGATTCCAAACATCGCTGATATCGCATTTCCCGCTACTGCAGTTTGTAACGCCCACCAACCCAATGAAACGATGAATATTGTAAAACCGACAATGACCTTTGCTTGAACGGACCCAAAACTAGTACGTGCAATTACAGATGAAGAACGCCCTGTCTTCGCGCCAATATATCCTTGTAGTGTATTACCAACCCACTGTATACCAAATAACGTAATGATTAAAATCAACAGTATTTTTGATAAACCAAAACTTGCCGTTAAGGCAGCTCCGACCATAAGAACCGGAATGGTAAATTCTAGTCCTCCAAAAATCATTGTAGGAGTAATCCAATGTTGACGTGCCGATTCTGGTATAGCATCTAATGCCTGATCTTGCTCTAGAAAGCTGTCTGCATTTCCTTGTTTAACATTCTCTACTTTCCCCACTGCATCTGTTTGTACCATATCCTCCTACATCCTTTCATTATTAAAATAGAATAGAATAGGAAATTGCAATAATCTCCTATTCTACCAATTTGTGATTACATTAACTCTTCACTAATGCATAGACAAGTTCTACCGGACTATCCCCTTCGTTCACACACCAATGCGCTTCTCCTGCGGGTATGTAGGAAGCTTCTCCTGCCTTAATGTCAAAAGTCTTTCCTCCACTTTCCCCGCTTAAAGCCCCCTTGATAATAAACGAGTATTCATGTTCCTCATGGGAGGTTGTCCCTTCCACTGGTAAACGTTCTCCTGCTGGAATAGAAACAAAACCAAATTCTACTTCAGCACCTGAAAACTGATTTTGAAAAAGCATTTGGACAATTTCTTCTGAAATCCCAGGTCTTTCTATTTTCATGATGATTCCTCCATATCTCTAACAGGCAATTCCACATATTCAAATGTTTGCGGATTGACCTCAACCCCGAAATGTTCTTTAGCTTCATTGACAGTGAAATAACCATTTTTCACATCCATCGCGACTTGTTGAGCGTCACGTTTTAATGGATTTCCGTAGCCTCCGCCAGTCCCCGTCATTAATCGTACAACATCATTTTTTTGTAATTGATAACGAGGATAAACGCCATACGGTCCATCTACCTCACCATTCGCTTTATGAATATAAAACTCGTTTGGTGAACCTTCATTTCCTTTGTTCATACCCCACGGTTTAAACTTATTTCGTCCATAAGTGATAGTTGCTGCTTGACCATCAGACATAGCACGGTAAGCTCTAATTACACCTTTACCACCTATATATTCACCAGCACCTGCACCATTTCCATCTTGTCGTAAACTATATTCATCTATTAACACACCATAACGAGTTTCTGCAACTTCTACT
This window of the Sporosarcina ureilytica genome carries:
- a CDS encoding cupin domain-containing protein translates to MKIERPGISEEIVQMLFQNQFSGAEVEFGFVSIPAGERLPVEGTTSHEEHEYSFIIKGALSGESGGKTFDIKAGEASYIPAGEAHWCVNEGDSPVELVYALVKS
- a CDS encoding purine-cytosine permease family protein, encoding MVQTDAVGKVENVKQGNADSFLEQDQALDAIPESARQHWITPTMIFGGLEFTIPVLMVGAALTASFGLSKILLILIITLFGIQWVGNTLQGYIGAKTGRSSSVIARTSFGSVQAKVIVGFTIFIVSLGWWALQTAVAGNAISAMFGIDYQHNWIGWATVTVICGLLFALPSIIGYSSMKWTDYIAVPAGLVLIAGGIYYAMRNTGWETITSWQPTPTMTIWAAISLVIGANVGQWVIASDYTRYAKPTWKDNIIIPSGIVLVGLPLFVVGAIMAVGVGDADIVNVMMGLGFPVWGFLILWFATWTSQLVNNYSMGLALANIFNVNSGKGRALLTLLGTILAIIVALMGILDYFMDFLYMTALLYPAIAGVMIADFFLVRKQEWEDHDGWNWMATIAMVIGIIVGYVSQYISPWGLPAVQSLIVSIIVYVIAMKIKKNVAPDQFTV